Genomic segment of Helicobacter enhydrae:
CAGGATCCAAAATCTCAAGCAACACGCTTGTGGGATCTCCTCTAAAACTTCTGCCGACCTTATCAATCTCATCTAGCACCATTACAGGATCCATCTCTTTTGCATCAATCAAGCCTTGCGTGATACGACCTGGCATTGCCCCCAAATAAGTGCGACGATGACCTCTTAACTCATTGACATCTTCTAACCCCCCCAAAGCCAAACGCACAAGAGAACGCCCCATCGCTTTGGCAATCGAATTGGCAAGTGAGGTTTTCCCAACACCGGGAGGACCATAGAAGCACAAAATCGTCCCCTTGCTGTCTTTTTTGTCTTTGCCTCGCAAACTTAGCAATTCTTGCACAGAAAAATACTCCAAGATTCTCTTTTTGGGGTTTTCAAGAGAATAATGATCGCTATCGAGTTGTTTTTGCACTTTTTGGATTGAGATTTTTTGTCGGCTTAACTTTCCAAAAGGAATCTCAAGCACCCACTCTAGATAATTTTGCACGATACTTGCATCCCCGCTATCTTGATTCATCTTAGTCAATCTATCGATTTGACGCTTAATCTCTTTGTGAATCTCTGCACTTACAAAGGGTTTGATGTGGTTTAATTTGTCGCGATAGCTTTGTATCTCTTCCTCTTTTTGCCCCTCTAGCCCCAACTCTTTGTTGATTTGGCGAATCTGCTCTTTGAGAAAATATTCTTTGTTGATCTTGTCCATTTTGTTTTGGACACGCGTTTTGATCTCTTTTTGGAGTTTTTGGTTTGCAATATCTGCGACCACATACTCAATCAAAAGCAAGATTCTTTGATGCATGTCATCTTTGGCAAATAGCTCAAAGGCTTGAGATTTTTTGAGCTTCATACTTGAGGCGATCAAATCCACAATGCGATTGATATCCTCAGACTCTTCAATCGTGCGTAACAATTCTTGAGTGATATTAGAATTCACATTTGCAAGTTGCTCGACCTGCTCTTTTAGGACCTCAAAAGTCGCTTGAATCATTTCGGGATTTTGCTCTTGATAGACAAAAGGAGCGATCACCCCTTCAAGTGGATCTTGCGAGATAAGCTCAGCAATCACCCCGCGTTCTATTCCACGAAACAGAAGCTTGAGGCGTCCATCAGGCAAAGACACCTTACGCATCACTTGCCCAACAATCCCAATAGGATAAAACTCCTTATCGCTCCCTTCTTTGAAAAATGCGACAAAGAGATTTTTGTCTTCTTTGAGTGCTTTGTTTGCCGCTTGGATATTTTTGGCATTACTAATAAAAATGGGGGCTATCATGAAAGGATAGACATTGAAATCCTCCTCGATGATAATTGGCATTTGCATCGTCATTTCCTTACTCACAATCACTCCTTACTTTCAAAATCACCAACTAAAAATCAACGCATACCAAGGAATATAAGAAGGGATAATATAATCAATCTGCTCAAGCTCAATGGCATTCATCACATACCAAGGCACGGCATTGCTAATGCGTCTAAACGACTGCTCTATCCCGAGATCCTCGCGTTTCAAATAATCTTTTTCTGCATAAGCTTTGCCTTGCTTTTTATACACATTGGCAATGGCTGCATTCAATTCGGCTAAACCTAATTGAAATTTGGTGAGAATATAGCCAACAAATGGCGTATAGACATCATCAGGATAGGCGTCCAAATAGGCTTTGATCTCTTTGATAGAATTGAGCATAAACTCTTGATCTTTGGATTGATTTTTGAAAGAGTAAAAACGCGCCAAAATTTTAAGATAATTGATATAGCTATAGTTTGCTTGATTGGAAAAGCGTTTTAGGTATTCATCAAAATAAAATTCTGCCAACACAAACTCATCTTCTGCCATATGTGCGTGTCCCAAAGCCAACATCGCATCAGCAATCAATGGAGAGTTGATATGTTCGCTTTGCAGTGAGGCGAATTTGGTGTCTGCACTCTCCAAATTATTGAAACGAATCTCTTTGAAAATTTCTTCATACCAATACATTGCAGGTTTATCAAACTCATCATTCTTGTTTGAGCAAGAACTCAGAAAAATGCCCATCACAAAGAGCAAACCAACCAATCTAATACTCATCAAATCACTTCCTCAATTTTTGTCAATCTCTCGCACAATCAGATATTATAAAATCAAAGCAATGCTTTTGTTTTAACCCAAAAACTTAAACTAGTTTTGATTGACAAAATCATTTAAACTTTTGCAATTTTTATGATAAAAACTGCAAATTATAGCTCATAGAAGTGCAAAAAATTGATTTTTCAAAGTTTTTTAGGATAAAATGACTGAGTTTAGACTTTAGCAGGAGATACTTGACAATGGTTTTTGAGGTAAAATCGCCAATTCTTGGCTTTGAAGATGTAAGTAAAATGAGACTTGAAAAAATCGATGATTTGTTTATGAAGCTTTCAAATAGCGAAGATTCTTCCCCGATCTTTACATTAATCAATCCATTTGCTTTGCGTGCCTATGATTTTGAGATCCCCACTGCATTAGAACTCTTGCTTGATATTAAATCTCAAGAGGATATTTTGGTAGGCAACATTATGGTGCTACACACACCTAGCAAAGATTCTACAATCAACTTTATCGCTCCTGTGATCTTCAATGTAAAAAACAAAACAATGGCTCAAGTCGTCCTAGATAGTGCCAAATACCCCCAATACGGCATCGCAGAACCCATCAGTGCGTATGGAAATTTTGATGATACGGAGGAATCTCAACAATGAAAACAATTGCGATTGTCGGTTATGGGAATCTTGCAACCTCGATTTTTAAAGGTTTTGCTACCAATCCCAAAATTAGCCAATATGATTTTTTTGTTCATGGGCGTCATCTAGACAAAGCACAAGAGTTTGCCAATAAATTTCCAAAACTTAAAATTCAAGCTATTGAGACACTTGAGATTCTCAAAGATTGCAATCCCATCATTATTCTTTGTGTCAAGCCAAAGGGTTTATCCTATTTCACCTTTTACCACCAAGCCTATCTTATCTATTCTGTGATGGCAGGAGTTGAAATCGCCCAAATCAAACAATATTTTCAGAATGCAAGTTTTTATGCAAGGGCAATGCCTAATGTTGGTGCAAGTGCTGGGCACTCAAGCACGGC
This window contains:
- the fliW gene encoding flagellar assembly protein FliW; this encodes MVFEVKSPILGFEDVSKMRLEKIDDLFMKLSNSEDSSPIFTLINPFALRAYDFEIPTALELLLDIKSQEDILVGNIMVLHTPSKDSTINFIAPVIFNVKNKTMAQVVLDSAKYPQYGIAEPISAYGNFDDTEESQQ
- the bamD gene encoding outer membrane protein assembly factor BamD, with translation MSIRLVGLLFVMGIFLSSCSNKNDEFDKPAMYWYEEIFKEIRFNNLESADTKFASLQSEHINSPLIADAMLALGHAHMAEDEFVLAEFYFDEYLKRFSNQANYSYINYLKILARFYSFKNQSKDQEFMLNSIKEIKAYLDAYPDDVYTPFVGYILTKFQLGLAELNAAIANVYKKQGKAYAEKDYLKREDLGIEQSFRRISNAVPWYVMNAIELEQIDYIIPSYIPWYALIFSW
- the lon gene encoding endopeptidase La, whose translation is MQMPIIIEEDFNVYPFMIAPIFISNAKNIQAANKALKEDKNLFVAFFKEGSDKEFYPIGIVGQVMRKVSLPDGRLKLLFRGIERGVIAELISQDPLEGVIAPFVYQEQNPEMIQATFEVLKEQVEQLANVNSNITQELLRTIEESEDINRIVDLIASSMKLKKSQAFELFAKDDMHQRILLLIEYVVADIANQKLQKEIKTRVQNKMDKINKEYFLKEQIRQINKELGLEGQKEEEIQSYRDKLNHIKPFVSAEIHKEIKRQIDRLTKMNQDSGDASIVQNYLEWVLEIPFGKLSRQKISIQKVQKQLDSDHYSLENPKKRILEYFSVQELLSLRGKDKKDSKGTILCFYGPPGVGKTSLANSIAKAMGRSLVRLALGGLEDVNELRGHRRTYLGAMPGRITQGLIDAKEMDPVMVLDEIDKVGRSFRGDPTSVLLEILDPEQNKEFRDYYTNFNLDLSNVIFIATANDISQIPPPLRDRMEFIQISSYTPQEKEQIAKKYLIPQELKKHGLKNFEVSISTTALKEMIEKYTRESGVRNLRRKIAQIMRKSAQKILLNSTNGESEKISITQKNLKEFLDKIVFEIDPADKVDQVGVVNGLAWTSVGGDVLKIEVVRIAGKGNLSLTGSLGDVMKESARIAYSVVKVLLSEKKLKSQIQFDKKSTKQAYEVYDLHLHVPEGATPKDGPSAGIAMASVIASILTDYKVRSDVAMTGELTLSGKVLPIGGLKEKLIAAHKAGVQKALIPLKNYQRDLDEIPQEVKEALEIIPVTCIDEVIKEALVIKK